From a single Athene noctua chromosome 2, bAthNoc1.hap1.1, whole genome shotgun sequence genomic region:
- the NXPH1 gene encoding neurexophilin-1, with protein MQAVYWYAVLLLQPTLYLVTCANLTNGGKTELLKSGSSKSTLKHIWTESSKDLSISRLLSQTFHGKENDTDLDLRYDAPETYSEQDLWDWLRNSTDLQEPRPRAKRRPIVKTGKFKKMFGWGDFHSNIKTVKLNLLITGKIVDHGNGTFSVYFRHNSTGQGNVSVSLVPPTKIVEFDLAQQTVIDAKDSKSFNCRIEYEKVDKATKNTLCNYDPSKTCYQEQTQSHVSWLCSKPFKVICIYISFYSTDYKLVQKVCPDYNYHSDTPYFPSG; from the coding sequence gttACCTGTGCAAATTTAACAAATGGAGGAAAAACAGAACTTCTAAAATCAGGAAGCTCCAAATCCACACTAAAGCACATATGGACAGAAAGTAGCAAAGACTTGTCCATCAGCCGACTGCTGTCACAGACTTTTCATGGAAAGGAAAATGATACAGATTTGGACCTGCGATACGATGCCCCAGAAACTTATTCTGAGCAAGATCTCTGGGACTGGCTGAGGAACTCCACAGACCTGCAAGAGCCTCGGCCCAGAGCAAAGAGACGGCCCATAGTCAAGACTGGgaaatttaagaaaatgtttggcTGGGGCGATTTTCATTCCAACATCAAGACTGTGAAGCTAAATCTGTTAATAACGGGGAAAATCGTTGACCATGGCAATGGGACGTTTAGTGTTTACTTCAGGCATAACTCCACTGGTCAAGGGAATGTATCTGTGAGCCTAGTGCCCCCTACAAAAATAGTGGAATTTGACTTGGCACAACAGACGGTGATTGATGCCAAAGATTCCAAGTCCTTTAACTGTCGAATTGAGTATGAAAAGGTTGACAAGGCTACCAAGAACACACTCTGCAACTATGATCCTTCAAAAACCTGTTATCAGGAGCAGACCCAGAGCCATGTGTCATGGCTCTGCTCTAAGCCCTTTAAAGTAATCTGTATTTACATTTCCTTTTATAGTACAGATTATAAACTAGTACAGAAGGTGTGTCCTGATTACAACTACCACAGTGACACACCCTACTTCCCATCAGGGTGA